In the Helicobacter cetorum MIT 99-5656 genome, GGCGTTTTTATACACCAAATGATTGTCTTCTAAAAAGGGGTTTTTAGTATAATTTTGCATACCTTTTTCTTTTTCTGTATCCATAATAGTGTGAGCGTCTTCAAATAAAAGCCCATTTTTTAACAATTCCTTAATGACAAAAGCTAGTCCGCCACTTGCTTCAAAAGCATTCACATCAGCTGAGCCATTAGGATAAACTTTAGCTAAAAGGGGTGTGAGATTTGAAATGGCGTCAAAATCATCCCAATTAAGAATAATCCCACAAGCCCTAGCGATAGCAATTAAATGTAAAGTATGGTTTGTGGAGCCCCCTGTTGCCATTAAACCTATAAGAGCGTTAAGGATATTTCTTTCATCTATGAGTTTGGCTAAGGGTAGAACCTTACCACTAGCTAATTTTCTAGCGCTTTCTTCTACTAAAACAGAGCGTAAGGGGTTGTTAGGGTTGATAAAACTAGAATTTGCCACATGCAAGCCCATAAATTCCATCATCATTTGATTAGAATTAGCGGTGCCATAAAAAGTGCAAGTGCCTACGCTATGATAACTTTGCATTTCCACTTTTAGTAATTCTTCTCTACTAATTTTTCCTATCGCAAAATCTTGGCGTGCTTTGGCTTTTTTATAATTTTCTATCCCACTACTCATAGGACCACTTGGCACAAAAATACCCGCTAAATTTCCAAAACTTAACGCCCCTATAAGTAAGCCTGGCACAATTTTATCACACACACCCAAGTAAAACGCCCCATCAAAAACATTATGGCTTAATCCAATAGCTGTGCTTAAAGCGATAGTATCTCTACTAAATAGGCTCAATTCCATGCCTTCATAACCTTGCGTGATACCATCACACATCGCTGGCACACCACTAGCTACGCTTGCATAGGCATTATGCTCTTGCAACTCTTTCTTAATCAAATCGGGGTAATTTTTCAAAGGCTGGTGGGCTGAAAGCATGTCATTATAAGCTGTGATGATAGCAAAATGCTTTTTTTTGTGCGAACTTAAGGGCATTTTCAAATGCTCTGGCACGCTCGCATAGGCGTGGGCTAAATTCGCACAGCCTAAGCTCTCCATTTTCGGTTGGTTCTTGGGGTTAAAGGTGTTCTCTAAATAAAAGTCTCGTGTGGCTTTGCTACGCTCTGTAATTTTTTCTTTGATTTGTTTTAAAGAATGCTTAGGCATGGGCGTTCCTTCAATTAAGATTAATTATAATGATAACTCAAAAACACTTACAAAAGGGTTGGTTATGCTGGGTTTTGATTTGGTTCTTTTTGGAGCAACAGGCGATTTAGCCATGCGAAAACTCTTTATTTCACTCTATGAAATTTATATCCATTATGGGTTTAAAGAAAGCACTAAAATTATCGCATCTGGGCGTAAAAACTTGTCTAGCAAAGAATTTTTAAC is a window encoding:
- the edd gene encoding phosphogluconate dehydratase; translated protein: MPKHSLKQIKEKITERSKATRDFYLENTFNPKNQPKMESLGCANLAHAYASVPEHLKMPLSSHKKKHFAIITAYNDMLSAHQPLKNYPDLIKKELQEHNAYASVASGVPAMCDGITQGYEGMELSLFSRDTIALSTAIGLSHNVFDGAFYLGVCDKIVPGLLIGALSFGNLAGIFVPSGPMSSGIENYKKAKARQDFAIGKISREELLKVEMQSYHSVGTCTFYGTANSNQMMMEFMGLHVANSSFINPNNPLRSVLVEESARKLASGKVLPLAKLIDERNILNALIGLMATGGSTNHTLHLIAIARACGIILNWDDFDAISNLTPLLAKVYPNGSADVNAFEASGGLAFVIKELLKNGLLFEDAHTIMDTEKEKGMQNYTKNPFLEDNHLVYKNAIENSLNTEILRPFSEPFATNGGLKILKGNLGRAVIKISAIKEEHRKIKAQAIVFKSQSEFLERFKNKELERDFIAILPFQGPKSNGMPELHKLTTPLGALQDMGYKVALITDGRMSGASGKVPSAIHLSPEGALNGAILKIKDGDLIELDAPNNALNVLEKDFENREINPLFLETLKDLEKPSFGVGRELFTSLRLNVNSAEEGAMSFGIKI